From Planococcus halocryophilus, the proteins below share one genomic window:
- a CDS encoding heavy metal translocating P-type ATPase: MVKTYRLENLSCTSCAAKFEKNIRGLPDIKNVDLNFGASKLTIDGDVPIEALEKAGAFDHIRVYPEKEKIKVVPFYQRRQTMETAFSLLLLIAGIIVSFQTSETNPFAIALFAGSMAIGGYHMFWTGLRNLSEFQFDMKTLMTIAIIGAVIIGEWREGAVVVFLFAVSEALESFSMNKARQSIRSLMDLAPARALIQRADELIELDTEEIRIGDILIVKPGQKIAMDGTVLRGESAVNQAAITGESIPAVKTVGDEVFAGTMNEEGALEVTVTKRVEDTTIAKIIHLVEEAQAEKAPTQKFIDQFAKYYTPAIIVIAFLVAIVPGFVTGNWELWVYQGLAVLVVGCPCALVVSTPVAIVTAIGNAARQGVLIKGGIHLEETGQIKAVAFDKTGTLTKGYPEVTDVIAQDAITEEELLKLAASVETMSQHPLAKAISKKAASTYPSENFNSVTGKGAYATVNEESIYVGSLSWAEEKGLRIPEKARKLQESGKSVTAVFSEKVLLGIIAIADAIRVESPSIIKQLKAMGIDHTIMLTGDHPATATAIASEIGMTDVRAGLMPEDKLAAIKELQKQYGRVAMVGDGINDAPALAASSIGIAMGGAGTDAALETADIALMADDLEKLPYTIRLSRKTLRIIKENIVFALGLKVMALLLIIPGWLTLWIAIFADMGATLLVILNALRLVKVQK; encoded by the coding sequence TTGGTTAAAACATATCGCTTAGAAAATTTGTCTTGCACAAGTTGTGCAGCTAAATTCGAAAAAAATATTCGAGGATTACCGGATATCAAAAACGTGGATTTGAACTTTGGAGCTTCCAAATTAACAATTGACGGAGATGTACCAATTGAAGCACTTGAAAAAGCAGGGGCATTCGATCATATCCGGGTTTATCCAGAAAAAGAAAAAATTAAAGTCGTTCCGTTTTATCAGCGGAGACAAACAATGGAAACAGCTTTTTCACTATTATTACTAATCGCCGGAATCATTGTTTCGTTTCAAACGAGCGAAACAAATCCTTTTGCCATCGCGTTATTTGCGGGATCCATGGCAATCGGTGGTTATCATATGTTCTGGACAGGCTTAAGAAACTTAAGTGAGTTCCAGTTTGATATGAAAACATTAATGACCATCGCTATTATAGGTGCGGTCATTATTGGTGAATGGCGAGAAGGCGCAGTTGTTGTCTTCCTTTTTGCTGTCAGTGAAGCATTAGAATCATTTTCAATGAACAAAGCGCGTCAATCAATTCGCAGTTTGATGGACTTGGCTCCGGCACGAGCGTTAATCCAACGTGCTGATGAATTGATCGAGTTGGATACAGAAGAAATTCGCATCGGTGACATTTTAATCGTTAAACCGGGACAGAAAATCGCGATGGACGGAACAGTTCTACGCGGAGAGTCAGCTGTTAACCAAGCGGCAATCACAGGAGAGTCGATTCCTGCAGTTAAAACTGTAGGGGATGAAGTATTTGCCGGCACCATGAACGAAGAAGGTGCGTTAGAAGTTACTGTCACGAAGCGTGTGGAAGATACGACAATCGCCAAAATTATTCATTTGGTAGAAGAAGCACAAGCTGAAAAAGCGCCAACTCAGAAGTTCATTGACCAATTTGCCAAATACTATACACCGGCCATTATTGTTATTGCCTTTTTAGTAGCCATCGTACCGGGCTTTGTAACGGGCAACTGGGAACTGTGGGTTTATCAAGGTTTGGCAGTGCTCGTTGTAGGCTGTCCATGTGCTTTAGTTGTATCAACACCAGTAGCAATTGTCACGGCAATTGGTAATGCTGCACGACAAGGCGTACTGATTAAAGGTGGTATTCATTTAGAAGAAACGGGACAGATTAAAGCTGTCGCTTTTGATAAAACCGGAACTTTAACAAAAGGCTATCCAGAAGTAACAGACGTAATTGCACAAGATGCTATTACAGAAGAAGAGTTATTAAAACTAGCGGCATCGGTAGAAACCATGTCTCAGCATCCTTTAGCAAAAGCTATTTCTAAAAAAGCAGCAAGCACCTATCCTTCCGAAAACTTTAATTCGGTTACAGGAAAAGGAGCATATGCCACAGTTAACGAAGAAAGCATTTACGTCGGCAGTTTAAGTTGGGCAGAAGAAAAGGGCTTACGCATTCCTGAAAAAGCGCGTAAACTTCAAGAGAGTGGGAAATCTGTCACTGCGGTCTTTTCAGAAAAAGTTCTGCTAGGCATTATCGCAATAGCCGATGCTATTCGCGTAGAAAGTCCATCCATTATTAAGCAGTTAAAAGCGATGGGCATCGATCATACTATCATGCTTACAGGAGATCACCCGGCAACGGCAACTGCCATTGCTTCGGAAATCGGTATGACAGATGTTCGTGCTGGACTCATGCCAGAAGACAAATTAGCTGCGATAAAAGAGCTCCAAAAACAATATGGCCGAGTTGCTATGGTTGGAGATGGCATTAATGACGCACCCGCTTTAGCTGCTTCAAGTATTGGTATTGCAATGGGTGGAGCAGGAACAGATGCGGCGCTCGAAACAGCAGATATTGCACTAATGGCTGATGATTTGGAAAAACTTCCTTATACGATTCGACTCAGCAGAAAGACATTGCGTATAATAAAAGAAAACATCGTCTTTGCGTTAGGGCTCAAGGTAATGGCATTGTTATTAATTATTCCTGGTTGGTTAACTTTATGGATCGCGATTTTTGCGGATATGGGTGCCACGCTATTGGTAATATTAAATGCGTTACGTCTT